One Halobacterium sp. DL1 DNA window includes the following coding sequences:
- a CDS encoding histidine kinase, with protein MSAVDDHLAAPVTARRWLVPALGVTLTGAALAHFATHVSPAPMVAVATILPALALLGYGLWFWLRAPAGARGDAVFAWAIGGAGVVLTLDLWAVLVGAYGVEATLPHVVIQHVSTGALGAAIAGTYSDRDRWRAGSHLRLLRALDAAMDGIAVLDDSGTVSYANAAFAEGYGADSPASIVGEPWQVCYPEATRERVSAVLEEFDAGAQEEWQGTVTARRSDGTTYPQDLSMTALAGDGYVWVCRDVTGREEREQRLRVLNRVLRHNVRNALNVVLGRAERLRERLGDDEDVDSIVTAAEDLLAAGEKARQLERALEAGVGPEEPLGEMVREEVERVAEEFPGVSFEITVTCELEADSRLRLAVRELLSNAAEHNDATDSMVHVTVEPDPPMVRVGDNGSGIPEHERRTLAGADETPLRHGSGVGLWLVYWLVTQSDGAVRVTEEGTVVVRPNAEPIN; from the coding sequence ATGTCGGCCGTCGACGACCACCTCGCCGCGCCCGTTACCGCCCGACGCTGGCTGGTCCCGGCGCTCGGGGTGACACTGACGGGCGCGGCACTCGCCCACTTCGCCACTCACGTCTCACCGGCCCCCATGGTGGCGGTCGCGACGATACTGCCGGCGCTCGCGCTGCTCGGCTACGGACTCTGGTTCTGGTTGCGCGCGCCCGCCGGCGCCCGGGGGGACGCGGTCTTCGCGTGGGCTATCGGCGGTGCGGGGGTCGTCCTCACGCTCGACCTCTGGGCCGTCCTCGTCGGTGCGTACGGCGTCGAGGCGACGCTACCACACGTGGTCATCCAGCACGTGAGCACCGGCGCGCTGGGTGCCGCAATCGCGGGGACGTACAGCGACCGGGACCGCTGGCGGGCTGGGTCGCACCTCCGCCTCCTGCGCGCGCTCGACGCGGCCATGGACGGCATCGCGGTGCTCGACGACTCCGGGACGGTCTCCTACGCGAACGCGGCGTTCGCCGAGGGGTACGGCGCCGACAGTCCCGCCAGCATCGTCGGCGAACCGTGGCAGGTCTGTTACCCGGAGGCCACCCGCGAGCGCGTCTCGGCCGTGCTCGAGGAGTTCGACGCTGGAGCGCAGGAGGAGTGGCAGGGGACGGTCACCGCCCGGCGCAGCGACGGGACGACGTACCCACAGGACCTCTCGATGACCGCGCTCGCGGGCGACGGCTACGTCTGGGTCTGCCGAGACGTCACGGGCCGCGAGGAACGCGAGCAGCGCCTCCGCGTCCTGAACCGCGTGCTGCGGCACAACGTCCGGAACGCGCTGAACGTCGTGCTCGGTCGGGCGGAACGACTCCGGGAGCGCCTCGGCGACGACGAGGACGTCGACAGCATCGTCACCGCCGCGGAGGACCTGCTGGCGGCCGGCGAGAAGGCCCGACAGCTCGAGCGCGCCCTGGAGGCGGGCGTCGGCCCGGAGGAACCCCTTGGCGAGATGGTGCGCGAGGAAGTAGAGCGGGTGGCCGAGGAGTTCCCCGGCGTCTCCTTCGAGATCACCGTGACCTGTGAGTTGGAAGCGGACAGCCGACTTCGCCTGGCGGTCCGGGAGTTGCTGTCGAACGCGGCCGAGCACAACGATGCCACCGACTCGATGGTGCACGTCACCGTCGAACCGGACCCACCGATGGTGCGCGTCGGGGACAACGGCTCCGGCATCCCGGAGCACGAGCGCAGGACGCTGGCAGGGGCCGACGAGACGCCGCTGCGCCACGGCTCCGGCGTGGGACTCTGGCTCGTCTACTGGCTCGTCACCCAGTCTGACGGCGCGGTGAGAGTCACCGAGGAGGGCACTGTGGTCGTGCGTCCGAACGCCGAACCCATCAATTAG
- a CDS encoding universal stress protein produces the protein MVSRVLVPMDGSEMAEHALEYALDVFPDAEITVLTVVGEPSAFWAKATALALEDDIAGAAEERAAPVRERAREIAADHDTEIETDVRVGHPSRAILDVAPEFETVVVGSHGGSVADRLLVGNVAETIFRRSPVPVVVVR, from the coding sequence ATGGTTTCACGCGTTCTCGTGCCGATGGACGGCTCCGAGATGGCCGAACACGCCCTCGAATACGCTCTGGACGTGTTCCCCGACGCCGAAATAACCGTCCTCACCGTGGTCGGGGAGCCGTCGGCGTTCTGGGCTAAGGCGACAGCGCTCGCGCTCGAGGACGACATCGCGGGGGCTGCCGAGGAGCGGGCGGCACCGGTCCGCGAGCGCGCCCGCGAAATCGCCGCCGACCACGACACCGAAATCGAGACTGACGTCCGAGTCGGTCACCCGAGTCGTGCGATCCTCGACGTGGCTCCCGAGTTCGAAACGGTCGTCGTCGGCAGCCACGGCGGCTCCGTCGCGGACCGCCTGCTCGTCGGCAACGTCGCGGAGACCATCTTCCGACGGTCGCCGGTTCCGGTCGTCGTCGTCCGCTGA
- a CDS encoding chorismate synthase translates to MNGNRFGRLFQVTTYGESHGRGMGVVVSGCPAGLELDEETIQRELDRRKPGQSMITTSRGEPDEVTINSGIQDGYTTGTPIGMTIQNKDAESGKYEPFVTAPRPSHGDFTYSAKFGTRNWGGGGRSSARETVNWVAAGAIAKEILEKEGVQVKAHVNQIGDIEAPEVSFEEMLEHTEDNDVRCAHPETAQEMQELIEEYQAEGDSIGGSIYFEVQGVPRGLGAPRFDSVTARLGQAMLSVPATTAFEFGLGREARERTGKDRNDDWEFSEDGDPVPVENDHGGLQGGITTGEPIYGEVTLHAPTSIPKEQQTVDWETGEEKTEQVIGRHDPVLPPRGVPVVEAMLNLTILDFMLLGGRINPDRLDGQPGEYDTDYHPSSPRNE, encoded by the coding sequence ATGAACGGTAATCGCTTCGGGCGACTGTTCCAGGTCACGACCTACGGGGAGAGCCACGGTCGGGGCATGGGCGTCGTTGTCTCGGGCTGTCCCGCGGGACTCGAACTCGACGAGGAGACGATCCAGCGCGAACTCGACCGCCGGAAGCCCGGCCAGTCGATGATCACCACCTCGCGGGGCGAACCCGATGAGGTGACCATCAACTCCGGCATCCAGGACGGCTACACGACGGGGACGCCCATCGGGATGACCATCCAGAACAAGGACGCCGAGTCCGGGAAGTACGAGCCGTTCGTCACGGCCCCGCGGCCGAGCCACGGCGACTTCACGTACTCCGCGAAATTCGGCACCCGGAACTGGGGTGGCGGCGGCCGCTCTTCGGCGCGCGAGACGGTGAACTGGGTCGCCGCGGGCGCTATCGCCAAAGAGATCCTCGAGAAGGAGGGCGTGCAGGTGAAGGCCCACGTCAACCAGATCGGGGACATCGAAGCGCCCGAAGTGTCCTTCGAGGAGATGCTCGAACACACCGAGGACAACGACGTCCGCTGCGCGCACCCGGAGACGGCCCAGGAGATGCAGGAGCTCATTGAGGAGTACCAGGCAGAGGGCGACTCCATCGGGGGGTCGATCTACTTCGAGGTTCAGGGTGTGCCGCGCGGCCTCGGCGCCCCGCGCTTCGACAGCGTGACGGCCCGACTCGGACAGGCGATGCTCTCCGTCCCAGCGACGACGGCCTTCGAGTTCGGTCTCGGCCGCGAGGCCCGCGAGCGGACCGGGAAGGACCGGAACGACGACTGGGAGTTCAGCGAGGACGGTGACCCCGTCCCCGTGGAGAACGACCACGGCGGCCTGCAGGGCGGCATCACGACCGGCGAACCCATCTACGGCGAGGTGACGCTCCACGCGCCCACGTCGATTCCCAAGGAGCAGCAGACGGTCGACTGGGAGACCGGCGAGGAGAAGACTGAGCAGGTCATCGGGCGCCACGACCCCGTGCTGCCGCCCCGCGGCGTCCCGGTCGTGGAGGCGATGCTCAACCTGACGATTCTGGACTTCATGCTGCTCGGGGGCCGCATCAACCCGGACCGCCTCGACGGCCAGCCCGGCGAGTACGACACCGACTACCACCCGAGCAGTCCGCGCAACGAGTAG
- a CDS encoding prephenate dehydrogenase — protein MDVLVVGAGDVGRWFAALADAPVAFADVDDERAAAAAEAHDGCARTVSLDADESFGLVAVAVPMSAAATAIEDHAGKAQQAVVDFTGAMEAPLRAMATAAPARERVSFHPLFAPEHEPGRIAVSSSTPGPATDRVREWLEAAGNDLVDVEPAEHDEAMATIQGRAHAAVLAFALAADDVPEELATPVYESLSELADRVTDGNAGVYADIQETFGGADEVAAAARRLADAEDFAEVYEDAGR, from the coding sequence ATGGACGTACTCGTGGTGGGGGCCGGCGACGTCGGACGGTGGTTCGCGGCGCTAGCGGACGCACCGGTGGCGTTCGCCGACGTGGACGACGAGCGCGCCGCGGCGGCCGCCGAAGCACACGACGGCTGTGCCAGGACGGTGTCGCTCGACGCCGACGAGTCCTTCGGGCTGGTCGCCGTCGCGGTGCCGATGAGCGCCGCTGCCACCGCCATCGAGGACCACGCGGGGAAGGCCCAGCAGGCCGTCGTGGACTTCACTGGCGCGATGGAGGCGCCGCTGCGCGCGATGGCGACGGCGGCCCCCGCACGCGAACGCGTGAGTTTCCACCCGCTGTTCGCGCCGGAACACGAACCGGGCCGAATCGCGGTGTCGTCGAGCACGCCCGGCCCGGCCACCGACCGGGTTCGCGAGTGGCTCGAAGCCGCGGGCAACGACCTCGTCGACGTCGAACCAGCGGAGCACGACGAGGCGATGGCGACGATTCAGGGGCGGGCCCACGCCGCTGTGCTCGCGTTCGCGCTCGCGGCCGACGACGTGCCGGAGGAGCTGGCGACGCCGGTGTACGAGTCGCTATCGGAGCTCGCGGACCGCGTCACCGACGGGAACGCGGGGGTCTACGCCGACATCCAGGAGACGTTCGGCGGCGCGGACGAGGTGGCCGCCGCCGCGCGCCGGCTCGCCGACGCCGAGGACTTCGCGGAGGTGTACGAGGATGCCGGTCGATAG
- a CDS encoding 5'-nucleotidase, translated as MADSPEILVTNDDGIDAPGIRALAEGLRDVGNVTVVAPADNQSATGRAMSREVTVDEHELGYAIGGTPSDCVVAGLEAIGPYPDLVVSGVNEGANLGMYVLGRSGTVSAAVEAAFFGVPAIATSLFLTSEDFGSETHPEDYETAVEATVYLAEQTLETDVFEQADYLNVNAPHPGVEPSGEMKVTRPSHGYDMTAERNGETVVLKDRMWDLMDSGEIPDPAGTDRRAVVDGHVSVSPLTAPHTTEHHEALDGLADAY; from the coding sequence ATGGCAGACAGTCCGGAAATCCTCGTCACCAACGACGACGGCATCGACGCGCCCGGCATCCGCGCGCTCGCCGAGGGCCTGCGCGACGTCGGCAACGTAACCGTCGTCGCGCCCGCGGACAACCAGAGTGCGACGGGGCGAGCGATGTCCCGCGAGGTCACCGTCGACGAGCACGAACTCGGCTACGCCATCGGCGGCACGCCGTCGGACTGCGTCGTCGCGGGCCTCGAGGCGATCGGGCCGTACCCCGACCTCGTCGTCTCCGGCGTCAACGAGGGCGCGAACCTCGGGATGTACGTGCTCGGGCGCTCGGGGACCGTCAGCGCCGCTGTCGAGGCGGCGTTCTTCGGCGTTCCAGCCATCGCCACGTCGCTGTTCCTCACGAGCGAGGACTTCGGCTCCGAGACCCACCCCGAGGACTACGAGACTGCGGTCGAGGCGACAGTGTACCTCGCGGAGCAGACCCTCGAGACAGACGTCTTCGAGCAGGCCGACTACCTGAACGTGAACGCACCCCACCCCGGCGTCGAACCCTCGGGCGAGATGAAAGTGACGCGGCCGTCCCACGGCTACGACATGACCGCCGAGCGGAACGGCGAGACAGTCGTCCTGAAGGACCGCATGTGGGACCTGATGGACTCCGGGGAGATCCCGGACCCCGCGGGCACCGACCGCCGCGCCGTCGTCGACGGCCACGTCTCCGTCTCCCCGCTCACCGCCCCGCACACCACCGAACACCACGAGGCGCTCGACGGCCTCGCCGACGCCTACTGA
- a CDS encoding anion permease produces the protein MVTVLAVVGIIVAAFVGFNIGGSSTGVAFGPAVGSKLVRKATAAGLFSVFALVGAWTIGRNVIATMSDGIVPAAQFSPAAGVGVLFFTGFSLLISNIYGVPASTSMTAVGAIVGLGLATGSLNEALMFTIVSAWIVAPLVGFAIGAVIGRYVYPQLDARLSFTRLQRELIQVDRSGSLPRPRLNQNASPRDLVASFLVLGIACYMGFSAGASNAANAVAPLVGNGTVDTSQGVLLAVAAISLGGFTIARRTLATVGDGITDLPILAALVVSTVGATIITVLSYFGIPASLAVSTTCCIIGLGWGRASRAVTLAELATPSVESDPGPGLSTGALAAPSVDADDGAGGTTVGDLASEERIEPETPTEETPSVPPIGEEDIEELTAEDLFDPAATTRIVFLWVATPALSVVGSYVLFAFLL, from the coding sequence GTGGTCACGGTCCTCGCAGTCGTCGGCATCATTGTCGCGGCGTTCGTCGGATTCAACATCGGTGGCTCCTCGACGGGCGTCGCGTTCGGGCCGGCGGTCGGTAGCAAACTCGTGCGGAAAGCGACCGCGGCGGGACTGTTCAGTGTGTTCGCGCTGGTCGGCGCGTGGACCATCGGACGGAACGTCATCGCGACAATGAGCGACGGCATCGTGCCCGCCGCGCAGTTCTCGCCCGCGGCGGGCGTCGGCGTCCTCTTCTTCACGGGCTTCTCACTGCTCATCTCGAACATCTACGGGGTGCCCGCCTCGACGTCGATGACCGCCGTCGGCGCCATCGTCGGTCTCGGGCTGGCAACGGGGTCGCTGAACGAGGCGCTGATGTTCACCATCGTCTCGGCGTGGATTGTCGCGCCGCTCGTCGGCTTCGCCATCGGCGCCGTCATCGGGCGGTACGTCTACCCGCAACTGGACGCGCGGCTGTCGTTCACGCGCCTCCAGCGGGAGTTGATACAGGTCGACCGGTCGGGGTCCCTCCCGAGACCACGGCTCAACCAGAACGCGTCGCCCCGCGACCTCGTGGCGTCGTTCCTCGTGCTCGGCATCGCCTGCTACATGGGGTTCAGCGCCGGCGCCTCGAACGCCGCGAACGCCGTCGCGCCGCTCGTCGGCAACGGGACCGTCGACACCAGCCAGGGCGTCCTGCTCGCCGTCGCGGCGATAAGCCTCGGCGGGTTCACCATCGCGCGCCGCACGCTCGCGACGGTCGGGGACGGCATCACCGACCTCCCAATCCTCGCCGCGCTCGTCGTCTCGACGGTCGGCGCGACCATCATCACCGTCCTCTCGTACTTCGGCATCCCGGCCAGCCTCGCGGTGAGCACGACGTGTTGCATCATCGGCCTCGGGTGGGGGCGGGCGAGTCGCGCCGTCACGCTCGCCGAACTCGCCACGCCCTCCGTCGAATCGGACCCCGGACCGGGGCTCTCGACGGGCGCGCTGGCGGCGCCGTCCGTGGACGCGGACGACGGTGCTGGCGGGACGACCGTGGGCGACTTGGCGAGCGAGGAGCGTATCGAACCGGAGACGCCCACCGAGGAGACACCGTCCGTCCCGCCCATCGGCGAGGAGGACATCGAGGAGCTGACCGCGGAGGACCTCTTCGACCCCGCGGCGACCACCAGAATCGTGTTCCTCTGGGTCGCGACACCGGCGCTCTCGGTCGTCGGCTCCTACGTGCTGTTCGCGTTCCTGCTGTGA
- a CDS encoding peptidase M24, producing MDPDLSRLDEYLDERGLDGYAFYDDASNSDLYYVTGFGAPDPFFAVYTPDATGILASSLEYGRATRESRADVVKRFSDYDLAEKRAEHGPEKAGHLVRAEFLADLGCEAVDTNQSFPLGVADALREEGLSLDPDDDNVVMDIRAVKTEEEVEHVRRAQRANEAAMARAEELIRGADVVDGVLHHDGEPLTSEFVRQEIEITLLRNDCSLDETIVACGNDAADPHNRGSGPLEADEFVIVDIFPRDKASKYHSDMTRTFLNGTPSETQQEWYDVTQEALEAALDAVGPGVPSEAVNQAVVDVYQKHGHPTIFTDPETEIGFIHSTGHGVGLDVHEKPGVSRGGDELRAGHVVTIEPGLYDPDVGGVRIEDIVVVTEDGYENLADYPISLVE from the coding sequence ATGGACCCCGACCTCTCTCGACTCGACGAGTACCTCGACGAACGGGGACTCGACGGCTACGCGTTCTACGACGACGCCTCGAACTCCGACCTCTACTACGTCACCGGCTTCGGCGCCCCCGACCCGTTCTTCGCCGTCTACACGCCCGACGCCACCGGTATCCTCGCGTCGTCGCTCGAGTACGGTCGCGCAACCAGGGAGAGCCGAGCGGACGTCGTCAAGCGGTTCTCGGACTACGACCTCGCCGAGAAGCGCGCCGAACACGGTCCCGAGAAGGCAGGACACCTGGTTCGTGCGGAGTTCCTCGCGGACCTCGGTTGCGAGGCTGTCGACACGAACCAGAGCTTCCCCCTCGGCGTCGCGGACGCGCTCCGCGAGGAGGGGCTCTCGCTCGACCCGGACGACGACAACGTCGTGATGGACATCCGCGCGGTGAAGACCGAAGAGGAGGTAGAGCACGTCCGCCGCGCCCAGCGCGCCAACGAAGCGGCGATGGCACGCGCCGAGGAACTAATCCGGGGTGCGGACGTCGTCGACGGCGTCCTCCACCACGACGGCGAACCGCTCACCAGCGAGTTCGTGCGCCAGGAGATCGAGATCACGCTGCTCCGCAACGACTGTTCGCTCGACGAGACCATCGTCGCCTGCGGGAACGACGCCGCCGACCCGCACAACCGCGGCAGCGGCCCGCTCGAAGCCGACGAGTTCGTCATCGTCGACATCTTCCCTCGGGACAAGGCCTCGAAGTACCACAGCGACATGACGCGGACGTTCCTCAACGGCACGCCCTCCGAGACGCAACAGGAGTGGTACGACGTGACACAGGAGGCGCTGGAGGCGGCCCTCGACGCCGTCGGTCCCGGCGTCCCGAGCGAGGCGGTCAACCAGGCCGTCGTCGACGTCTACCAGAAGCACGGCCACCCGACCATCTTCACGGACCCGGAGACGGAGATCGGGTTCATCCACTCGACGGGCCACGGCGTCGGCCTCGACGTCCACGAGAAGCCGGGCGTTTCCCGCGGCGGCGACGAACTCCGGGCTGGCCACGTCGTCACCATAGAACCTGGCCTGTACGACCCTGACGTCGGTGGCGTCCGCATCGAGGACATCGTCGTCGTCACCGAGGACGGCTACGAGAACCTGGCCGACTACCCCATCTCGCTCGTGGAGTAA
- a CDS encoding 3-phosphoshikimate 1-carboxyvinyltransferase — MEATVGNSRVSGAARAPPSKSYTHRALLAAGYADGALVRNPLKSADTRATAAAVEAFGGSENREGDDWDVTGFSGDPSVPADVVDCENSGTTMRLVTGTAALADGTTVLTGDESLRSRPHGPLLDAIESLGGGARSTRGNGQAPLVVDGPIEGGRVEMPGDVSSQFVTSLIMAGAATEDGIDVELTTELKSAPYVDITLDVLADFGVEAAETEAGYRVDGEQTYDPAGGEYDVPGDFSSASYLLAAGALAADGDVVVEGAYPSAQGDTAIVDVLEQMGADVDWHEDDGEIVVRQSALSGVTVDVADTPDLLPTLAVLGAAADGTMRITDAEHVRYKETDRVSAMADELTKMGVKTEERPDELLVHGGDSDLVGAHVDGRGDHRLVMALAVAGLVADGETTIAGAEHVDVSFPDFFEVLAGLGADVDR; from the coding sequence ATGGAAGCCACTGTCGGGAACTCGCGGGTGAGCGGCGCCGCGCGCGCCCCGCCCTCGAAGAGCTACACGCACCGCGCGCTGCTCGCGGCGGGGTACGCCGACGGCGCGCTAGTCCGCAACCCGCTGAAAAGCGCGGACACCCGGGCGACCGCGGCGGCCGTCGAGGCGTTCGGGGGCAGCGAAAACCGCGAGGGCGACGACTGGGACGTGACCGGGTTCAGCGGCGACCCATCGGTCCCGGCGGATGTCGTCGACTGCGAGAACTCCGGTACGACGATGCGCCTGGTCACGGGGACCGCGGCACTCGCCGACGGAACCACGGTCCTCACCGGCGACGAATCGCTGCGCTCGCGCCCCCACGGACCACTCCTCGACGCCATCGAGTCCCTCGGCGGAGGCGCGCGCTCCACGCGGGGCAACGGCCAGGCGCCGCTCGTCGTCGACGGCCCCATCGAGGGCGGGCGCGTCGAGATGCCCGGCGACGTCTCCTCGCAGTTCGTCACCTCGCTGATCATGGCCGGCGCCGCCACCGAGGATGGCATCGACGTCGAGTTGACGACGGAGCTGAAGTCCGCGCCCTACGTCGACATCACCCTCGACGTGCTGGCGGACTTCGGCGTCGAGGCCGCGGAGACCGAGGCGGGCTACCGCGTCGATGGGGAGCAGACCTACGACCCCGCCGGGGGCGAGTACGACGTCCCGGGCGACTTCTCCTCGGCCTCCTACCTGCTCGCAGCGGGCGCGCTCGCTGCCGACGGCGACGTCGTCGTCGAAGGCGCGTACCCCAGCGCACAGGGAGACACCGCCATCGTGGACGTCCTCGAACAGATGGGCGCGGACGTCGACTGGCACGAAGACGACGGCGAAATCGTCGTCCGCCAGTCCGCGCTCTCCGGCGTCACGGTGGACGTCGCGGACACGCCCGACCTCCTGCCGACGCTCGCCGTCCTCGGCGCTGCCGCCGACGGCACGATGCGCATCACGGACGCCGAGCACGTCCGCTACAAGGAGACCGACCGTGTGAGCGCGATGGCCGATGAACTCACGAAGATGGGCGTGAAGACGGAGGAGCGCCCGGACGAACTGCTCGTCCACGGCGGCGACTCCGACCTCGTCGGCGCGCACGTCGACGGCCGCGGCGACCACCGTCTCGTGATGGCGCTCGCCGTCGCTGGACTCGTCGCCGACGGCGAGACCACGATAGCTGGCGCAGAACACGTGGACGTCTCGTTCCCCGACTTCTTCGAGGTGCTCGCCGGGCTCGGTGCCGACGTCGACCGGTAA
- a CDS encoding uracil-DNA glycosylase, producing MDAHQRGQQNPYGMDEECRNCPELCDVRERVVHGYGDVGADFVFVGEMPSAGAERTGVPFTGDEVGEKFQHILGSVGLNNSLPSSEDPELDNAYLAYLTRCRHPDRGPTDTEVTTCEPYLNADVRMINPEILVPVGQRALTELARDHTTKPAESFDVEECHATTIRGRGFELAPMVHPADQTDDQTEAYIEFFLDLLGTDYRQTKGRRGR from the coding sequence ATGGACGCCCACCAGCGCGGCCAGCAGAACCCCTACGGGATGGACGAGGAGTGCCGGAACTGTCCGGAACTCTGTGACGTCCGCGAGCGCGTCGTCCACGGCTACGGGGACGTGGGCGCGGACTTCGTCTTCGTCGGCGAGATGCCGAGCGCGGGCGCCGAGCGCACCGGTGTTCCGTTCACTGGCGACGAGGTGGGCGAGAAATTCCAGCACATCCTCGGGAGCGTCGGGCTGAACAACTCCCTCCCGTCGAGCGAGGACCCGGAACTCGACAACGCCTACCTCGCGTACCTCACGCGCTGCCGGCACCCGGACCGCGGGCCGACCGACACCGAGGTGACGACCTGCGAGCCGTACCTCAACGCCGACGTGCGGATGATCAACCCGGAGATACTGGTACCCGTCGGCCAGCGCGCACTCACCGAACTCGCCCGCGACCACACCACGAAGCCGGCCGAGTCGTTCGACGTCGAGGAGTGCCACGCAACGACCATCCGCGGGCGCGGGTTCGAACTCGCGCCGATGGTCCACCCCGCCGACCAGACCGACGACCAGACGGAGGCCTACATCGAGTTCTTCCTCGACCTTCTGGGGACGGACTACCGGCAGACGAAAGGGCGGCGCGGACGGTAG
- a CDS encoding DNA-binding protein, with the protein MTHTATVLVVEDERELADLFADWLSPSYDVRTAYTASSALDQFDEDVDVVLLDRRLPESSGDDVLQTVRQQGNDCQVAMVTAVDPDFDILELGFDAYVVKPVDREDLETLVSQLLARSLYSEEVQSYFSLASKRATLETSKTEDELVDDERYQSLCAELAEKRSNLDRMVRKLDESDFLAVFNDLSEENTDTRS; encoded by the coding sequence ATGACACATACGGCGACGGTCCTCGTCGTCGAGGACGAACGCGAACTCGCGGACCTGTTCGCCGACTGGCTCAGTCCCAGCTACGACGTGCGGACGGCGTACACCGCCAGTAGCGCCCTCGACCAGTTCGACGAGGACGTTGACGTGGTGTTGCTCGACCGTAGACTCCCGGAGAGCTCCGGGGACGACGTACTACAGACCGTCCGCCAGCAAGGCAACGACTGCCAGGTCGCGATGGTGACGGCCGTCGACCCGGACTTCGACATCCTCGAACTCGGGTTCGACGCCTACGTCGTGAAGCCCGTCGACCGCGAGGACCTCGAGACGCTCGTCAGTCAGCTACTCGCACGCTCGCTGTACAGCGAAGAGGTGCAGAGCTACTTCTCGCTCGCCTCGAAGCGCGCCACCCTCGAGACGTCGAAGACCGAGGACGAACTCGTCGACGACGAGCGCTACCAGTCGCTGTGCGCGGAGCTGGCGGAGAAGCGGTCGAATCTCGACCGGATGGTCAGGAAGCTCGACGAGTCGGACTTCCTCGCGGTGTTCAACGACCTCAGCGAGGAGAACACCGACACCCGCAGCTGA
- a CDS encoding S-adenosylmethionine-dependent methyltransferase has translation MPVDRDAILDSAKYLRGVRPLDPAELREYVTDQPHDAVVRQVLREHAAKLGVVERDDGTFVPAGEDPVYPEFDGVKALPASYERAVENLLVERWGPEWHTGDSGDTLRETIRRFKDDYYRQADVEYDRDVALGYAVYHLATYYAAVQYVLADLARDGLLTGHLRVLDLGAGIGGPALGLFDFLPEDALVEYHAVEPSAAADVHEELLAEAPRNVHPEIHRETAEAFEPEGEYDLVMACSVLSELDDPVAVVERYLDCLADDGTFLGLAPADKNTSTQLRQVEREVEQRGATVYGPTPRLWPGERPTDRGWSFDEQPEVEAPAFQRKLAEASQRPSEFLHTEVRYSYSLLRTDGRRQHAVELSADRLLKLADADDRVTDRTDTVVAKLSRNLADEDANPLFKVSDGSERDDCYAVLVRPTSLNRDLLDADYGDLLSVESALVLWNDDEEAYNLVVDEETVVDSA, from the coding sequence ATGCCGGTCGATAGAGACGCGATCCTGGACAGCGCGAAGTACCTCCGCGGGGTCCGCCCGCTCGACCCAGCCGAACTCCGGGAGTACGTCACCGACCAGCCACACGACGCGGTGGTCCGGCAGGTGCTCCGCGAGCACGCCGCAAAACTCGGCGTCGTCGAGCGCGACGACGGCACGTTCGTCCCCGCCGGCGAGGATCCGGTCTACCCGGAGTTCGACGGCGTCAAAGCGCTCCCAGCGTCGTACGAACGCGCCGTGGAGAACCTGCTCGTCGAGCGCTGGGGACCGGAGTGGCACACGGGGGACTCGGGGGACACGTTACGCGAGACAATTCGGCGGTTCAAGGACGACTACTACCGCCAGGCAGACGTCGAATACGACCGCGACGTCGCGCTCGGCTACGCAGTCTACCACCTCGCGACGTACTACGCGGCGGTCCAGTACGTGCTCGCGGACCTGGCGCGAGACGGCCTGCTGACCGGACATCTGCGCGTCCTGGACCTCGGTGCGGGCATCGGCGGCCCCGCCCTCGGGCTGTTCGATTTCCTGCCCGAGGACGCGCTCGTGGAGTACCACGCCGTCGAACCGAGCGCCGCGGCCGACGTGCACGAAGAACTGCTCGCGGAGGCGCCGCGGAACGTCCACCCCGAAATTCACCGCGAGACGGCCGAGGCGTTCGAACCCGAGGGCGAGTACGACCTCGTGATGGCGTGCAGCGTCCTGAGCGAACTCGACGACCCGGTTGCGGTTGTCGAGCGCTACCTCGACTGTCTCGCCGATGACGGCACGTTCCTCGGGCTGGCGCCCGCGGACAAGAACACGAGCACGCAACTCCGCCAGGTCGAGCGCGAGGTAGAGCAGCGCGGGGCGACGGTCTACGGCCCGACGCCGCGGCTCTGGCCCGGGGAGCGGCCGACGGACCGCGGGTGGAGCTTCGACGAGCAACCCGAGGTCGAGGCGCCGGCGTTCCAGCGCAAACTCGCGGAGGCCAGCCAGCGCCCCTCGGAGTTCCTCCACACCGAGGTCCGGTACTCCTACTCGCTGTTGCGGACGGACGGCCGCCGCCAGCACGCGGTCGAGTTGAGCGCGGACCGCCTGCTGAAACTCGCGGACGCCGACGACCGGGTGACCGACCGCACGGACACGGTGGTCGCGAAACTCTCCCGGAACCTCGCGGACGAAGACGCCAACCCGCTGTTCAAGGTCAGCGACGGCAGCGAGCGCGACGACTGCTACGCGGTGCTCGTTCGGCCGACGAGCCTGAACCGCGACCTGCTCGACGCCGACTACGGCGACCTGCTCTCCGTGGAGTCTGCGCTCGTCCTCTGGAACGACGACGAGGAGGCGTACAACCTCGTCGTCGACGAGGAAACAGTCGTCGACAGCGCCTAG